A stretch of Rhodoferax potami DNA encodes these proteins:
- a CDS encoding sulfate ABC transporter substrate-binding protein, which yields MPFASIATAPRSAPLSRRGFGTLVLAGAIAASTGQAFAQQSITLLNVSYDPTRELYVEFNAAFAKYWKAKTGQTVTVKQSHGGSGKQARSIIDGLDADVATLALAGDTDAVARNGGWINADWQKRLPLNASPYTSTIVLAVREGNPKGIKDWDDLIRPDVKVITPNPKTSGGARWNYLAAWEFAKRKFGSDAKAKEFVAKLYGNVPILDTGARGSTISFAQRNQGDVLIAWENEAYLLEKEFGAKFDVVAPSLSILAEPAVAVVDKNVDKKGTRAVAEEYLKYLYSEEGQDLAGKHFYRPAVSTKAQAKYAKQFPKINLFTIDQAFGGWDKADKAHFADGASFDQIYAKK from the coding sequence ATGCCCTTTGCATCTATTGCTACTGCGCCACGCAGCGCCCCCCTCTCCCGCCGCGGCTTCGGCACGCTAGTACTCGCTGGCGCCATCGCAGCATCCACAGGCCAGGCCTTTGCGCAACAAAGCATCACCCTGCTCAACGTGTCGTATGACCCGACCCGCGAGCTCTATGTCGAGTTCAACGCCGCGTTTGCCAAGTACTGGAAAGCCAAAACCGGCCAGACGGTGACCGTCAAACAAAGCCACGGCGGCTCGGGCAAGCAGGCACGCTCCATCATTGACGGGCTGGACGCAGACGTCGCCACCCTCGCCCTGGCCGGTGACACCGACGCGGTGGCCCGCAACGGTGGCTGGATCAACGCCGACTGGCAAAAGCGCCTGCCGCTCAACGCATCGCCCTACACCTCCACCATCGTATTGGCGGTGCGCGAGGGCAACCCCAAAGGCATCAAGGACTGGGATGATTTGATCCGCCCCGATGTGAAAGTCATCACCCCCAACCCCAAGACCAGTGGCGGCGCCCGCTGGAACTACCTGGCCGCCTGGGAGTTTGCCAAGCGCAAGTTCGGCAGCGATGCCAAGGCCAAAGAGTTCGTCGCCAAGCTGTACGGCAACGTGCCGATTCTGGACACCGGCGCCCGTGGCTCCACCATCAGTTTTGCCCAGCGCAACCAGGGCGATGTGCTGATCGCCTGGGAGAACGAGGCCTACTTGCTGGAGAAAGAGTTCGGCGCCAAGTTTGATGTGGTGGCACCTAGCCTTTCTATCCTGGCGGAGCCTGCAGTCGCCGTGGTCGACAAGAACGTGGACAAAAAAGGCACCCGTGCTGTGGCCGAGGAATACCTGAAGTACCTGTACAGCGAAGAAGGCCAAGACCTTGCCGGCAAACACTTCTACCGCCCTGCCGTCTCCACCAAAGCGCAAGCCAAATACGCCAAGCAGTTCCCCAAGATCAACCTATTCACCATCGACCAGGCCTTCGGTGGCTGGGACAAGGCCGACAAAGCCCACTTTGCCGACGGCGCCAGCTTTGACCAGATCTACGCCAAAAAGTAA
- a CDS encoding DMT family transporter, whose product MTSRSTSSASPLAALYPLLFVALWSTGFIGAKFGLPYVEPLTFLTVRYAAVLVLMGLVVWHTRAPWPSTLRECGHIAVTGVLVHAVYLGGVFIAIGHGLPAGVAAIVVGLQPLLTALGAGWLLREKVRATQWAGLAAGFAGVALVVAHKVAAGAGLATLWTLLFPVAVALLAITAGTLYQKRYCPSFDLRTGSLIQFIPSLVLTGLAAAATETMHIEWTGSFVFALAWLVLVLSLGAVTLLNVLIRSGSAVNVASLFYLVPPCTALVAWALFGETLTGLALAGMGLTVFGVWLARK is encoded by the coding sequence ATGACTTCGCGCTCCACCTCTTCTGCTTCCCCTTTAGCTGCCCTGTATCCGCTCTTGTTTGTGGCCTTGTGGAGTACCGGTTTCATCGGTGCCAAGTTTGGTTTGCCGTATGTGGAGCCACTCACTTTTCTGACCGTGCGCTACGCCGCGGTGCTGGTGCTCATGGGTTTGGTTGTGTGGCACACGCGGGCGCCCTGGCCATCCACATTGCGCGAGTGTGGGCACATTGCCGTGACCGGCGTGCTGGTGCATGCGGTGTACCTGGGTGGTGTGTTCATTGCCATCGGCCATGGCCTGCCTGCCGGTGTGGCGGCCATTGTGGTTGGGTTGCAGCCCTTGTTAACTGCGTTGGGTGCCGGCTGGCTGCTGCGCGAAAAAGTGCGCGCCACGCAATGGGCCGGCCTGGCAGCAGGCTTTGCGGGCGTGGCGCTGGTGGTGGCGCACAAGGTGGCCGCCGGTGCGGGGCTGGCTACGCTGTGGACGCTGCTATTCCCGGTGGCTGTGGCCTTGCTGGCCATCACGGCCGGCACGCTGTACCAAAAGCGCTACTGCCCTTCGTTTGATTTGCGCACCGGCTCGCTCATTCAGTTCATTCCCAGTCTGGTGCTGACGGGTTTGGCAGCAGCCGCCACCGAGACCATGCACATTGAGTGGACCGGCTCTTTTGTGTTCGCACTGGCCTGGCTGGTGCTGGTCTTGTCGCTGGGTGCAGTGACCTTGCTCAATGTGCTGATCCGTAGCGGCAGCGCCGTCAATGTGGCCAGCCTGTTTTACCTGGTGCCGCCCTGCACCGCGCTGGTGGCCTGGGCGCTGTTTGGCGAGACGTTGACCGGTTTGGCGCTGGCGGGCATGGGGCTTACGGTGTTTGGCGTCTGGCTGGCGCGCAAATAG
- a CDS encoding RBBP9/YdeN family alpha/beta hydrolase, whose amino-acid sequence MSTVLIVPGWRDSGPGHWQTLWAEQLPGAVRVHQDDWITPRRSAWIASITRHILEIDGPVVIAAHSLGCIATSHLPPEAAERIVGALLVAPADPERRGILADFAPAPYQPLPYRSIVVASTNDPFCPVRTAGAYARAWKSEFVRLPDAGHINVEAGFGPWPLGSALLQSLLLVETSA is encoded by the coding sequence ATGTCTACAGTGTTGATTGTTCCCGGATGGCGTGATTCAGGCCCCGGCCATTGGCAAACGCTGTGGGCCGAACAACTGCCGGGCGCGGTGCGGGTGCACCAGGACGACTGGATCACCCCCAGACGTTCGGCATGGATAGCGTCCATTACGCGCCATATTCTGGAGATCGATGGCCCCGTGGTCATTGCCGCGCACAGCCTGGGCTGCATTGCCACCAGCCACTTGCCTCCGGAAGCGGCGGAGCGCATTGTGGGCGCCCTGCTGGTAGCGCCGGCCGACCCCGAACGGCGTGGCATTCTGGCGGACTTTGCCCCTGCTCCCTACCAGCCCCTGCCCTACCGCAGCATTGTGGTGGCCAGCACCAATGACCCGTTTTGCCCGGTGCGCACTGCTGGCGCCTATGCACGGGCTTGGAAAAGCGAATTTGTGCGCCTGCCCGACGCCGGCCACATCAACGTAGAGGCCGGCTTCGGCCCCTGGCCGCTGGGCAGTGCACTGCTGCAGAGCTTGCTGCTGGTCGAGACTAGTGCCTGA
- a CDS encoding 3'-5' exonuclease — MLVPSKEQIDIINTVAPRILIEANAGSAKTTTAAMRIQKLVERGVDPAKIVALAYSTPGVRAYTEAFYRIGMADAVASKVRVGTVDALCATRLKRVEAEVQDGVRAHPVKTFERAVQVRPYVLQAVLRAREASQERFANDFSIQGTGALSVEHLLEEFAVLKGTLAVPRYGEDFRCTPAVAAELGMDYTPLAVFLQYERDRTGFANPEGERVTFRYPGDATYDMARWLLSENAPWSWDRHTLSLGIEAIVLDEMHDCGWAIFTVIRALLEHNPGATFLGVGDRDQVIHAKNGADSYFLGPDLSRELGEVATFPLTVTRRFGPSIARPLGVFARKEYNTDPGHTSNAILRLADGPKANADLITQLIQQHKVDPNTLGDDFAVLLRHPGASVGIEHELLLKGMTYQTVGFRPFLQRPEIAFVRMLLAIAVDHQSKFIAPALLEAKQAVWEFMGANLSVLDAQDATDAVIHSATEDNFRQFVFPDLLGAADPDTQHSIHAALEIAASNEASKITDFMSALDFNRIGQKIYVSEADFEEVRYALDSLGKVANQYTSIDAFLGAMNMFDHTLRKPSAAHRQLRLSTIEDAKGLEFRIVFIPDCNKKTFDNTTQDERNLFYVAASRAKELLVMGHAQGSESSFLKPFRH; from the coding sequence TTGTTAGTTCCAAGCAAAGAGCAGATCGACATCATCAACACAGTCGCACCACGCATCCTCATTGAAGCCAACGCCGGCTCGGCAAAGACCACGACGGCGGCCATGCGCATTCAAAAGCTGGTGGAGCGCGGGGTGGACCCCGCCAAGATCGTTGCATTGGCCTACAGCACCCCTGGGGTGCGAGCGTATACAGAGGCGTTTTACCGCATCGGTATGGCCGACGCGGTGGCGTCCAAGGTGCGTGTGGGAACGGTGGATGCGTTGTGTGCCACCCGTCTCAAACGGGTGGAAGCCGAGGTTCAGGATGGCGTGCGGGCACACCCGGTAAAAACCTTTGAGCGGGCAGTACAGGTCCGGCCCTATGTGCTGCAGGCGGTCCTGCGTGCCCGCGAGGCATCGCAAGAGAGGTTTGCCAACGACTTTTCAATTCAGGGTACCGGCGCGCTATCGGTGGAGCATCTGCTGGAAGAGTTTGCGGTGCTCAAAGGCACCTTGGCCGTCCCCCGCTATGGAGAAGATTTCCGGTGCACCCCTGCGGTGGCTGCCGAGCTGGGCATGGACTACACCCCGCTTGCTGTTTTCCTCCAGTACGAGCGGGACAGAACCGGCTTCGCCAACCCGGAAGGTGAGAGAGTCACATTCCGGTACCCGGGGGACGCGACCTACGACATGGCGCGGTGGTTGTTGTCAGAAAACGCACCGTGGTCGTGGGACAGGCACACCCTCAGCCTGGGCATCGAAGCCATCGTGCTCGATGAAATGCACGACTGTGGTTGGGCGATCTTCACCGTCATCCGCGCCTTGCTGGAACACAACCCGGGGGCCACCTTCCTCGGCGTGGGTGACAGGGATCAGGTCATCCATGCCAAGAACGGGGCGGACTCGTATTTCCTGGGGCCCGACCTCAGCCGCGAGCTGGGCGAGGTGGCCACATTCCCGTTGACGGTGACCCGCCGGTTCGGCCCCTCCATCGCCCGCCCCTTGGGGGTATTCGCCCGTAAGGAATACAACACCGATCCGGGCCACACCTCGAACGCCATCCTGCGGCTGGCCGATGGTCCGAAGGCCAATGCAGACCTGATCACGCAGCTTATTCAGCAGCACAAGGTCGACCCCAACACCCTGGGCGACGACTTTGCGGTGTTGCTGCGGCATCCGGGCGCCTCGGTCGGCATTGAGCATGAGTTGCTGTTGAAAGGAATGACCTACCAGACCGTGGGCTTCCGGCCTTTCCTCCAGCGCCCGGAGATTGCATTTGTGCGGATGCTCTTGGCGATCGCGGTCGACCACCAGAGCAAATTCATTGCGCCCGCGCTCCTGGAGGCCAAGCAAGCCGTTTGGGAATTCATGGGCGCCAACCTTTCGGTGCTTGATGCGCAAGACGCGACAGATGCGGTCATCCATTCGGCCACGGAAGACAATTTCAGGCAGTTTGTGTTTCCGGATTTACTGGGTGCCGCCGATCCAGACACCCAGCACTCCATCCACGCAGCCCTGGAAATTGCGGCGAGCAATGAAGCTTCGAAAATCACAGACTTCATGAGCGCGCTGGATTTCAACCGCATCGGCCAGAAGATCTATGTGTCTGAGGCGGACTTTGAAGAGGTGCGCTATGCACTGGACAGCCTGGGCAAGGTTGCCAACCAATACACGTCGATTGACGCCTTCTTGGGCGCCATGAACATGTTTGACCACACGCTCAGAAAGCCCAGTGCAGCACACCGCCAGCTCAGGCTCTCCACCATTGAGGATGCCAAGGGCTTGGAGTTCCGTATCGTGTTCATCCCGGACTGCAATAAGAAGACTTTTGACAACACGACCCAGGACGAGCGCAACCTGTTTTATGTGGCCGCATCCCGCGCCAAAGAGTTGCTGGTAATGGGGCATGCCCAGGGTTCAGAGTCCTCTTTCCTGAAGCCTTTCAGGCACTAG
- a CDS encoding TolC family protein has product MSRIHLPLRALPLALALLFTHAHAAPLDGGVQGLQAEVQSRLSALLGPVGAPLRIASPTFAGTDELTTLLQAPLDGPTAMRIALLHNPELQMALGAEGSNITDIQSTGFPPRLRARDEATRLALRAYKAWVNAVAAERSAQLLREAKTTTETADELTRRMVRAGNVSRLTQAQSQATLSETAVALARGEQAAFAAREQLIRVLGLWGAQTGFTLATTLPSLPASPTDTTDLEARALAARSSLQAERLSWQRKQASTVPSSIDERWDALGDAAKVRVQAVLVRSEAREAAYNLRTQWDMAHHLQTEVVPLRQFIHDELTLRYNGMLTSVFEVMADSRTRTLSGLAAAEALRDYWLAFADVQAVQAGVSPEGSAPARTGAAAGPDAKAAH; this is encoded by the coding sequence ATGAGCCGCATCCACCTGCCGCTGCGCGCACTCCCTTTGGCCCTGGCGCTGCTGTTCACCCACGCCCACGCCGCGCCACTGGATGGCGGCGTGCAAGGCCTGCAAGCCGAGGTGCAAAGCCGCCTGAGCGCCTTGCTGGGCCCGGTAGGCGCGCCATTGCGCATCGCCAGCCCGACCTTTGCCGGCACCGATGAGCTGACCACGCTGCTCCAAGCCCCGCTGGATGGACCGACTGCCATGCGCATCGCGCTGCTCCACAACCCCGAGTTGCAGATGGCGCTGGGGGCGGAGGGCAGCAACATCACCGACATCCAAAGCACTGGGTTTCCGCCACGACTACGCGCCCGCGACGAAGCCACCCGCCTGGCCCTGCGCGCCTACAAGGCCTGGGTGAACGCGGTGGCCGCAGAACGCAGCGCCCAGCTGCTGCGCGAGGCCAAGACCACGACCGAAACCGCTGACGAACTCACCCGCCGCATGGTGCGCGCCGGCAATGTGAGCCGCCTGACACAAGCCCAAAGCCAGGCCACGCTGTCTGAGACGGCGGTGGCGCTGGCGCGGGGCGAGCAAGCGGCATTTGCCGCGCGCGAACAGCTCATCCGGGTGCTGGGCCTGTGGGGTGCGCAAACCGGCTTTACCCTGGCAACCACCCTGCCCTCATTACCCGCCAGCCCCACAGACACCACCGATCTGGAAGCCCGCGCCCTAGCCGCCCGCAGCAGCCTGCAAGCCGAGCGCCTGAGCTGGCAGCGCAAACAAGCCAGCACCGTGCCGTCCAGCATTGACGAGCGTTGGGATGCCTTGGGCGACGCGGCCAAGGTGCGCGTGCAAGCGGTGCTGGTACGCAGCGAGGCGCGTGAAGCCGCCTACAACCTGCGCACCCAATGGGACATGGCCCACCACCTGCAAACCGAAGTGGTGCCGCTGCGCCAGTTCATTCACGACGAGCTGACCCTGCGCTACAACGGCATGCTGACGAGCGTGTTTGAGGTCATGGCCGACAGCCGCACCCGCACGCTCAGCGGTCTGGCCGCTGCGGAAGCGCTACGCGACTACTGGCTGGCATTTGCCGATGTGCAGGCGGTGCAGGCCGGCGTGTCGCCCGAAGGCAGCGCCCCCGCCCGCACCGGTGCCGCAGCCGGCCCCGACGCCAAAGCGGCGCACTGA
- a CDS encoding multicopper oxidase family protein: MNRRNFFNGAAATAMGAVAAASVSRVAMAALPEPVLQTSPATMPPLVPGTGRPYNPVVTLNGWTLPWRMNQGVKEFHLVAEPVVREMAPGFKANMWGYNGQSPGPTIEVVEGDRVRVFVTNKLPEHTSVHWHGQRLPNGMDGVSGLNQAPIPVGKTFVYEFVARRPGTFMYHPHADEMTQMAMGMMGFWVTHPKTKNPLISEVDRDFCFLLNAYDIDPGSMTPKIMTMLDFNLWSWNSRIFPGIDTLNVRKMDKVRIRVGNLTMTNHPIHLHGHEFMVTGSDGGPWPVAARVPEITTDIAVGQMRQFEFLADEEGDWAFHCHKSHHTMNAMGHNVPTMIGVDHRGLVGKLQKAMPDYMVMGERGMADMSEMEMALPDNTAPMMTGSGPYGGVEMGGMFSILKVRKDQKPGDYKDPGWYAQPPGTRAFEWTGALPEPARFQAEGKGSMPLAQPPHHDTQVQVRKPMGTMNH; encoded by the coding sequence ATGAACCGACGTAACTTTTTCAACGGTGCTGCTGCCACCGCCATGGGTGCGGTGGCCGCCGCCTCGGTCAGCCGCGTGGCCATGGCCGCGCTGCCTGAGCCGGTGCTGCAAACATCGCCCGCCACCATGCCGCCCCTGGTGCCCGGCACCGGCCGGCCCTACAACCCGGTGGTCACCCTCAACGGCTGGACCCTGCCCTGGCGCATGAACCAGGGTGTGAAGGAATTCCACTTGGTGGCCGAGCCGGTCGTGCGCGAAATGGCGCCCGGCTTCAAGGCCAATATGTGGGGCTACAACGGCCAGAGCCCCGGCCCCACGATCGAGGTGGTGGAAGGCGACCGGGTACGCGTGTTTGTGACCAACAAATTGCCCGAGCACACCAGCGTGCACTGGCACGGCCAGCGCCTGCCCAACGGCATGGACGGCGTGTCAGGCCTGAACCAAGCGCCGATACCCGTGGGCAAGACCTTTGTGTACGAGTTTGTGGCGCGCCGCCCCGGCACCTTTATGTACCACCCGCATGCGGACGAGATGACGCAAATGGCCATGGGCATGATGGGCTTCTGGGTCACCCACCCCAAAACCAAAAATCCACTGATCAGCGAGGTGGACCGCGACTTTTGCTTTCTGCTCAATGCCTACGACATTGACCCCGGCAGCATGACCCCCAAAATCATGACCATGCTGGACTTCAACCTCTGGAGCTGGAACAGTCGCATCTTCCCGGGCATTGACACGCTGAACGTGCGCAAGATGGACAAGGTGCGCATCCGGGTGGGCAACCTCACCATGACCAACCACCCGATCCACCTGCACGGCCACGAGTTCATGGTGACCGGCAGCGACGGCGGGCCTTGGCCGGTGGCCGCGCGGGTGCCCGAAATCACCACCGACATCGCGGTGGGGCAGATGCGGCAGTTTGAGTTTCTGGCCGACGAAGAAGGCGACTGGGCCTTCCACTGCCACAAGAGCCACCACACCATGAATGCCATGGGCCACAACGTGCCCACCATGATCGGCGTGGACCACCGTGGGCTGGTCGGCAAACTGCAAAAGGCCATGCCTGACTACATGGTGATGGGCGAGCGCGGCATGGCCGACATGAGCGAAATGGAAATGGCCCTGCCCGACAACACCGCCCCCATGATGACGGGTAGCGGCCCCTATGGCGGGGTGGAGATGGGCGGCATGTTCAGCATCCTCAAGGTGCGCAAAGACCAGAAACCGGGGGATTACAAAGACCCCGGTTGGTATGCACAGCCTCCCGGCACCCGCGCCTTTGAGTGGACCGGCGCTCTGCCCGAGCCCGCACGCTTTCAGGCCGAAGGCAAGGGAAGCATGCCGCTGGCCCAGCCGCCCCATCACGACACCCAGGTCCAGGTGCGCAAGCCCATGGGCACCATGAACCACTGA
- a CDS encoding cupredoxin domain-containing protein: MKNTIKFIATCALLACATGSFAAGSHAGGHGTEAIGKPGVAAKVSRTVQIDMTDNMRFTPSTVTVRKGETVRFVVKNSGQLKHEFNLGTEKDLKEHYEMMKKFPEMEHDEPNIASVAPGKTGEVIWQFTQAGTVNFACLHPGHYEAGMKGAVKVGAAK; the protein is encoded by the coding sequence ATGAAAAATACTATTAAATTCATAGCTACTTGCGCACTATTGGCGTGCGCTACCGGCTCTTTTGCTGCTGGAAGCCATGCCGGAGGCCACGGTACCGAGGCCATCGGCAAGCCCGGCGTTGCCGCCAAGGTGAGCCGCACGGTGCAAATCGACATGACCGACAACATGCGCTTCACGCCCTCCACCGTGACGGTGCGCAAAGGCGAGACCGTCCGCTTTGTCGTCAAAAACTCCGGGCAGCTCAAACACGAGTTCAACCTGGGTACCGAGAAGGACCTGAAAGAGCATTACGAAATGATGAAGAAATTCCCCGAAATGGAACACGACGAACCCAACATCGCCAGCGTGGCGCCCGGCAAAACGGGCGAAGTGATCTGGCAGTTCACCCAAGCGGGCACGGTGAACTTTGCTTGCCTGCACCCCGGTCACTATGAGGCCGGCATGAAAGGCGCTGTGAAAGTGGGGGCAGCCAAATGA